A genomic segment from Legionella micdadei encodes:
- the lepA gene encoding translation elongation factor 4, whose translation MSDLSRIRNFSIIAHIDHGKSTLADRFIQLCGGLTEREMSEQVLDSMDIERERGITIKAQSVSLNYRARDGKTYLLNFIDTPGHVDFSYEVSRSLAACEGAILVVDAAQGVEAQTVAVCYTAIDQSLEILPVLNKIDLPQAEPERVIGEIEDIIGLEAHDAIRVSAKSGFGVEDVLEAIVAKIPPPKGDVDTPLQALIIDSWFDSYLGVVSLVRIANGSMRKGDKLRVMSTGRTYEIDQVGIFTPKRTKLEVLQAGEVGYVVAGIKEIQGAPVGDTLTLEKNPAPNPLPGFKRVKPQVYAGLFPISADDFEAFREALAKLSLNDASLFYEPESSEALGFGFRCGFLGMLHMEIVQERLEREYNLDLISTAPTVVYQVVTTKGETLMIDNPSQLPPPQQIKQMFEPIVRANILVPQDYLGQIITLCVERRGVQVNMMYSGRQVSVTYDMPMSEVVSDFFDKLKSVSRGYASLDYNFIRFEEADLVKMDVLINGDRVDALAVIVHKDAAYNRGKALVEKMRELIPRQMFDVAIQAAIGNHIIARQTVKALRKNVTAKCYGGDVTRKRKLLEKQKAGKKRMKQLGHVEIPQEAFMAVFQTDRKK comes from the coding sequence GTGAGTGATTTAAGCCGAATCCGTAATTTTTCTATTATTGCCCATATTGATCACGGTAAATCCACCTTGGCTGATCGATTCATTCAGCTTTGTGGCGGGTTGACAGAGAGGGAAATGTCTGAACAAGTCCTTGATTCGATGGATATCGAGCGTGAACGGGGCATTACGATCAAAGCACAAAGCGTTTCCTTGAACTATAGGGCGCGCGATGGCAAAACCTATTTGCTTAATTTCATTGATACTCCCGGGCATGTCGATTTCAGCTATGAAGTTTCACGCTCGTTGGCGGCTTGTGAGGGAGCAATTCTTGTTGTTGATGCAGCGCAAGGGGTTGAGGCGCAGACTGTGGCTGTTTGCTATACCGCAATTGATCAGTCTTTAGAAATCTTGCCTGTGCTTAACAAAATCGATTTACCACAGGCTGAACCCGAACGAGTTATCGGTGAAATTGAAGACATTATTGGTCTTGAAGCGCATGATGCAATTCGGGTTAGTGCAAAAAGTGGATTTGGTGTTGAAGACGTTCTGGAAGCGATTGTTGCTAAAATCCCTCCTCCAAAGGGTGATGTGGACACCCCCCTACAAGCACTAATCATTGATTCTTGGTTTGATAGCTACTTAGGCGTTGTTTCGCTTGTTCGTATTGCCAATGGAAGCATGCGCAAGGGCGATAAACTGAGAGTGATGTCGACGGGGCGGACTTATGAAATTGATCAGGTCGGTATTTTTACACCTAAACGTACTAAACTTGAAGTTTTACAAGCAGGTGAAGTCGGTTACGTGGTTGCGGGTATCAAAGAAATTCAGGGTGCTCCAGTGGGGGATACGCTAACCTTGGAAAAAAATCCGGCACCGAATCCTCTACCTGGATTTAAACGAGTCAAACCTCAGGTCTATGCTGGGCTTTTCCCTATTAGCGCGGATGATTTTGAAGCCTTCCGTGAAGCATTGGCAAAATTGAGCCTTAACGACGCTTCGCTTTTTTATGAACCAGAATCCTCAGAGGCACTTGGTTTTGGTTTTCGCTGTGGTTTTCTTGGCATGCTGCACATGGAAATTGTCCAAGAAAGATTGGAGCGGGAGTACAATTTAGATTTGATTTCCACAGCACCTACGGTGGTTTATCAGGTGGTAACGACCAAAGGTGAAACATTGATGATCGATAATCCTTCCCAACTGCCGCCGCCTCAGCAAATCAAACAGATGTTTGAACCGATTGTGCGGGCAAACATATTAGTGCCCCAAGATTATTTAGGGCAAATTATTACCCTCTGTGTTGAACGCCGCGGGGTTCAGGTCAATATGATGTACAGTGGCCGACAAGTATCGGTTACTTATGATATGCCTATGAGCGAAGTGGTGTCAGACTTTTTCGACAAATTAAAATCAGTGAGCCGCGGATATGCGTCATTGGATTATAACTTTATCCGCTTCGAGGAAGCAGATTTGGTAAAAATGGATGTTTTGATTAATGGTGACCGCGTCGATGCTTTAGCGGTGATTGTCCATAAAGATGCTGCCTACAATCGAGGCAAAGCCTTAGTTGAAAAAATGCGCGAACTCATCCCGCGACAAATGTTTGATGTAGCTATTCAGGCTGCAATCGGCAATCACATCATCGCACGCCAAACAGTAAAAGCTTTGCGTAAAAACGTAACGGCTAAGTGTTATGGCGGGGATGTAACCCGAAAGCGTAAGCTATTAGAAAAGCAAAAAGCAGGTAAAAAACGCATGAAACAACTTGGGCACGTGGAAATTCCGCAAGAAGCGTTCATGGCTGTTTTTCAGACTGATCGGAAAAAATAA
- the mltB gene encoding lytic murein transglycosylase B — MQRLITLCFSFILLLGSSFLAQADTAFTQRKDVQQFINHMVKEYKFDRKELVTVMDSVQLQPQIIESMEKPFEKKTWDVYKQLFLTPERVRAGMEFWRANSDALAKAEKKYGVPANIIVAIIGVETLYGKHQGNYRVLDALSTLAFNYPKRSPFFKKELSEFLLLCREHHVPPTQYLGSYAGAMGKPQFMPSSYRYYAVNFNESEKIDLMNDDNAVIASVANYFHKHGWKMNQGIAQPAQVEGLSYKKINTSYKKAVYRVQQLEAVGVKPLTAAANTPSKVGLIELTTQTGQEFWLAYPNFYVITRYNSSPLYAMAVYLLSQQLKNQWAMSMIEKKYAYV, encoded by the coding sequence ATGCAACGATTAATCACACTCTGTTTCAGCTTCATATTACTACTCGGCAGTAGTTTTTTAGCACAAGCAGATACGGCCTTTACTCAACGAAAAGACGTACAACAATTCATTAATCACATGGTCAAAGAATACAAATTTGATAGGAAGGAACTCGTAACAGTGATGGATAGTGTCCAACTGCAGCCCCAAATTATTGAATCGATGGAAAAACCTTTTGAGAAAAAAACTTGGGACGTTTATAAACAACTGTTTCTGACCCCTGAGCGAGTTCGAGCAGGCATGGAATTTTGGCGCGCTAATAGTGACGCCTTGGCAAAGGCTGAAAAAAAATACGGTGTACCCGCTAATATCATTGTAGCAATCATTGGCGTTGAAACGCTTTATGGTAAACATCAAGGAAACTATCGCGTTCTAGATGCCTTATCAACGCTGGCCTTCAATTATCCGAAGCGTTCCCCATTTTTTAAAAAAGAGCTCAGCGAATTTCTGCTGCTTTGCCGAGAACATCATGTTCCGCCGACCCAATACCTTGGTTCATATGCTGGAGCCATGGGTAAACCGCAATTCATGCCCTCCAGTTACCGGTATTATGCAGTCAATTTTAATGAGAGTGAGAAAATTGATCTGATGAATGATGATAATGCGGTTATTGCAAGTGTTGCCAATTATTTCCACAAACATGGTTGGAAAATGAACCAAGGAATTGCTCAGCCAGCCCAAGTCGAAGGTTTGAGTTACAAAAAAATCAACACAAGCTATAAAAAGGCGGTCTATCGTGTCCAACAATTAGAGGCAGTGGGCGTTAAACCTCTAACTGCGGCAGCAAATACACCTTCAAAAGTGGGCTTGATTGAACTAACGACACAAACAGGACAAGAATTTTGGTTAGCTTATCCGAATTTTTATGTCATTACCCGTTATAATTCTAGTCCCTTATACGCAATGGCTGTCTATCTTTTGTCACAGCAATTGAAGAACCAATGGGCCATGAGCATGATTGAGAAGAAGTACGCCTATGTTTAA
- the gspL gene encoding type II secretion system protein GspL yields MSTCFLFIRHLGEEGCLSLRLDQNGQLDAPLAQRSFAEIKALQTNAQTYIIAPVERFSLHQIELPRLPEQKARAAIPFALEDRLAQNVDTLHFAFDNYHYQDRKYLVVVSDKNDLKELITRFDDNEISFDVLTLDWFALKPHETAITDSLLLVNNEGFQGALSHDLSPFYLNERTNEQIFYCFSNSDKSLLNSIDVQTIENPEPSYVWIAQRLLTNRFINVCQGELQHGSNQTKTKRLYQAALGMSLLWLLSIITINMGKIYTLNQDLAAVDEKTAVIYREFFPQARQVISPKFRITQLLKSNQSSDLTFWTLLDKLTKTVKESSVTIEQLRYQNQMLLVTLATKNFASLEHFQTALQNNKVKVKQTQASTLNQQVVSTLELNL; encoded by the coding sequence GTGAGTACTTGCTTCCTTTTTATTCGACACCTAGGTGAAGAAGGTTGTTTGAGTTTAAGATTGGATCAGAATGGTCAGCTTGATGCCCCTCTGGCTCAGCGTAGCTTTGCTGAAATCAAAGCCCTACAAACCAATGCGCAAACTTATATTATTGCACCTGTAGAACGGTTCAGCCTTCATCAAATCGAATTGCCGAGGCTCCCGGAACAGAAAGCGCGGGCAGCAATTCCTTTTGCTTTGGAAGACCGGTTAGCACAGAACGTGGATACCCTCCACTTTGCTTTCGATAATTATCACTATCAAGACAGGAAATATCTGGTTGTAGTCAGCGATAAAAACGACCTTAAAGAACTTATTACTCGTTTTGATGATAACGAAATCAGTTTCGATGTATTAACGCTTGACTGGTTTGCACTAAAGCCGCATGAAACTGCCATCACAGACTCGTTGTTGCTGGTTAATAATGAGGGATTTCAAGGTGCATTAAGTCATGATCTCAGCCCGTTTTACTTGAACGAACGAACAAACGAACAAATCTTTTACTGTTTCTCTAACAGTGATAAATCCTTGCTTAACTCAATTGACGTGCAAACTATTGAGAATCCGGAACCCTCTTATGTGTGGATAGCCCAACGCCTGTTAACCAATAGATTTATCAACGTTTGCCAAGGCGAATTACAGCACGGAAGCAACCAAACCAAAACAAAACGACTCTATCAGGCTGCTCTTGGGATGAGTTTATTGTGGCTGTTGAGTATCATCACCATCAATATGGGTAAGATTTACACCCTTAATCAAGATCTTGCCGCTGTCGATGAAAAAACAGCCGTGATTTACCGTGAATTTTTCCCCCAAGCACGACAAGTCATTAGCCCCAAGTTTCGTATAACCCAACTGCTTAAATCGAATCAAAGCTCCGATTTAACCTTTTGGACTTTGCTGGATAAATTAACAAAAACAGTTAAAGAGAGTTCAGTCACCATAGAACAGCTTCGGTATCAGAATCAGATGCTCCTAGTTACCTTAGCAACAAAAAATTTTGCAAGTTTAGAGCACTTTCAGACAGCTTTGCAGAATAATAAAGTCAAAGTTAAACAAACACAGGCCTCAACGTTGAATCAACAAGTTGTGAGCACTCTGGAGTTAAATCTGTGA
- the gspM gene encoding type II secretion system protein GspM, with protein sequence MIANYWHNLNERERWMAMAGSVCLLIFLFYELIYSPLAATVESKSKELNEKQQTLVWMQQVRQLPKKQKTEQLISNTKLLALMGNQLSSNSLQKFPYQLQQTGAGDIQLSYDRVPYNQFLPWLWSLSNDYAIALKQFSAERTETSGIVKLTMVITAKS encoded by the coding sequence GTGATAGCAAATTACTGGCATAATTTAAATGAGCGCGAGCGCTGGATGGCAATGGCTGGTTCTGTCTGCTTGCTGATCTTTTTATTTTATGAACTCATCTATTCTCCTCTAGCAGCGACGGTTGAGTCCAAGTCAAAAGAACTCAATGAGAAACAACAAACCTTAGTCTGGATGCAACAAGTCCGTCAACTTCCCAAAAAACAAAAAACTGAGCAATTGATTAGCAATACCAAACTTCTAGCACTAATGGGCAACCAATTGAGCAGCAATTCATTGCAAAAATTCCCCTATCAACTGCAACAAACTGGAGCTGGCGACATTCAATTATCTTATGATCGTGTCCCCTACAATCAATTTTTACCTTGGCTATGGTCTTTAAGTAACGACTACGCAATCGCCCTTAAGCAGTTTTCTGCTGAACGTACAGAAACATCTGGGATTGTCAAATTGACCATGGTCATTACCGCAAAATCGTAA